The genomic segment TTtgaatatagctatagctgaaTTTCGTAATAAACTGTTACCcttagcaacctgaattttacattttttgcataagatattacattttaaaatttgCAATTTTCCCTTACATTGTCTATTTGAGTGAGGAAatagttgccccttctgggcaatcacatataatcatataatgtagctatacagtaagAAAAAGGGTGTAGGGTGGGGAGGAACATATGAGTGGTGTCCAATTGCATCGTCAGAAATATATTAGTATACAGCTATAAGGTGAAGATAAAAGATGTTTTTATTCCGCAGTGTGTATTCCCATCTAGCTCCGTATAGCTATACCCTTATTAGAACAATTGCCTTTCATCGCTGTACAGTGGAACCCAtagtaaattatttattttatttttagccACTACATGTGTCAAATGCCCCATGATCACCCTAGGGTTACAAAAAGGTGCACTAGAGCATATTATCATGCTACTCATTCGATTATATGTGTGCTTCACTTTCACACTATAGACAATAACACTGTCAGCTCTTCCCCAAATGTAATTGTGCGTACTTCTGCTATAGCTATGACAATGGAGACTCTTAACTTCAAATCTGGGTCAGCCACTTCCTTGGTTCATTTCTAGATCAAGGCATAACATGCTTTGCACAGTACTATGATGTCCCCCTTAGAACTGCCTCTGCCACTGCATGCATGGTCACTGCATGGTTATATGATTaacaagctatagctataaaacATAACTTAATGTGCAAAATTATACACATGGTTATCCAAGCTGTTATGCAGCTAATAGTTCTAACACGGGAATGAGTGATATCTGCACACAAGCACAAGCTATAGGGCTGCAGGCCTGAGTACACATAACAAAAACCAATATAGCATCTGAGGGGTAGTTACAACTGATCTCTGTTGTACCTATACTACTTTGTTAGATTGAAGAGTAGCTAATCATCATTCTGAAGAGTTTCTAATTATATACCACATCTGGGACACAGGCAcaacaggtgtttggataatggaggtcctattgtacttattatacatcacagttagacaaagcaaaCACTATActttaacaaatttacttggttatgtgtgacccggtccaTGTGTTTCCATTTCATACATTTCCCCACCCAGTTTACTACAGATACATGTGACCTAACACGTAGGAAAAttaacatactgaaaccatgcCAGAGCTCTAGAAATCAATACTACATCTAAAATCACATTCATACAAACATGGTTGCTGTACAAACATGTTGTAATTTACTTAATGTTATATGTAAGCAGATATCTGGTGGAACCAAGAATGAATTTTAACCAATCAATATTGTTACCATTGACTCGTGCTCTACATTTCTATAACTCTTTTTAAAACATTGTATGTGGTTAATGATTTGACCACCCTTTTCAATGGTCACTGCATGTAGAGGTGAAATGGGCCAAATGACTATTAGCCAGTTAAGGTTTAACGAGTCAATTAGAAATGCAGCAAACCGAATGCCAGTAGAACATGACTCAACATTGAAGGTCCAATGTTAAATCATAGTGAGATTTACCATGATATTTATTATTGGCTGCACCAGTATATCTTTACTTTTACCTATGTTTTTGCATGAGAATTTATATGTATTTTTTTATAAATCAAGGCAGTAACATGCACTTTAACAAAACCAATAACAACAACCTGTGTATAAACTATATGAACAGTTGATTGCAAGTACAGAGTTACTTGACATTGTTCATAAGAACATGGCATGCATAGTATGTATGCTTTGGTCTTTGCGACTATTTAATAAGGTCTCTATAATATCACCAAGAAACCTCCTGGTGTGTTAGAAACGTCCTTGTTGGTTAGAAGCTTGCTGAATAATTTACTCAGCAAAGAAACTTGCTGATCGAGTAATTTATTCAGACTTCAAGCACGTTCACTCTGTAGTATATGTATACTTAAAATCTAGTTACGAAACTTGTGAGTTTCAAATATATGATGCAGTTATTAAAGTTTTACACCAAGCCATGCTCTAAGTCGGTTAGGAACCACGCCCTTAGTTCTAACTTTAGAAACCTTGACTTCACCTTGGTTCTAAAACCCATGCAGAACCTTGGGCTGCATTCTTAACCTATGCATAGAGCACACACTTCAGAGTCTGCAGTATCCCATCACATTACGTGTCACATACATtaacatatactgtgtacagaaTCAACTATAATCTAGGAACACCTACAGTATTGTACAAAAACTGAATACATGCAGTCTTAATTCATAACAACATGCAGCTTATGTTAAAAAGAGAATGCAAGCAGGAAAAATATCATTATGGCTGCATGCTATTAATGATGCAATGATCAAATATCTGTAACATTTCAACCATGAGAGTTCAGTACCATACTAATGATCTATTTGTTGCACATAGCCTTTTTCTGAACATGAAAGCCACACATGTTTATAGTTAGACCGTTAGAGTAAAACCGTTTTACCAAAACATTTGTATCATTGTTGCAATCATACAACACATAAAATGGTATACaaattcttttaaaatttttaatatgtttttatcattttaaaacatttttataatttttttccCTAGCTATGTTATTATGTTTAATTTCAAGTTTAATACACTGGCAATTGGTTTAGTTTGACTTGTGCTTCCATTCTTCCTGCAGGTTGCGTACCTTCCTCTCATATTTTTGCTCAATTTCACAAATCTTCCACTCTTGATCCTCCATCAAGTGTTGAAACTCTTTCTCCAAATTGTTCATCTTTCTCTCTTTTGCTGCTAGTTCTTTTGCTTTCTTTCGGTAATCTTTCTCCAATTCACCAAATTTCTTCTTGTACTCTTCTTCTTTGAGAGCAAATTCACATGGCTGCTTGTTCCGCTGTTCCTCTTCAATCCTCTTCTGCTCTTCATACGTTGTTTTCTGCTCCTCCAATTTTAATTGTAGTTCTTCCTTCAGGTGATTTCTTTCCTCCTCAAGTTTCTCCTGATGTACTTCCTCTAATTCTTCTCTTTGTTCCTCTAGTTTTTTGTTCTGTTCTTCCTTCAGACTGCACAGCTTACTCTCATAGCTTTCTTGTAGTTCATCAATCTTCTTCTTGTACTCTTCTTCCCTAATAGTAAATTCTTGCTGCcgttgttgctgttgttcttCCACCTTCTTCTGTTCTTCATACATCTTATTACGCAGCTTGTTCTCATAGTTTTCCTCTAGCTCAATAATCTTCTCATTGTATTCATATTCTTTAAGAGCAGTTTCATCTTGTTGCTTAGTTTGGTATTCCTCTTCCACCTTCTTCATTTCTTCATCCATCATTATTTTCTGTCTCTCCAACTTCACTTCCATTTCTTCCTTCAACTCTTTCCATTCTTCATTCAGCTCCTCTTTATATTCTTCCTCTACCATCTTCAGATGTTTACTGTGCTCTTCCATCACAGTATGCAGCTTACTCTCATAGTATTCTTGAAGTTCATCAATCTTCTTGTTGTAATCTTCCTCTTTAATAGCAAATTCacgttgttgctgttgttgcttgTATAGTTGTTCCTCTTCCATCTTCTTTTGTTCTTTATCCATCTCAAGTTTCTCCTCCTCCAACTTGTCCTTTAGCTCTTTCTTCATTTGCTGTCTTTCCTCCTCCAGTTTCTTTTGATATTCTTCTTCTAATTTTTTCTTTTGTTCCTCCAGTTGTTCAGTATGTTCTTCCTTCAGACTACACAGTTTACTCTCATAGATTTCAACAATCTCCTTGAAGCCTAATTTTGTACCATATCTCCAATTGTATATCATATTGTTCATTCTCACCTTCCTCTGCGAGTTGCAGTTGTTCTTGCAAGGATTTTACCTTGCTATTCACAGCACATCTAATCATAGAGTAATATCCCTCATCTGTTGAGGTAGATTCACTGTCATATAACTGCTGGCAAAAATCCATTCCAAAATCTGACTCCATGTTGTCAGAGTTAGACTTTGTATCCACCTGTATAGCCAGGGACATATattatacacaaatacacatttacTATGTAGACATACATATACTATTACATACAGTGGTGTATATTCCTCTTATTGCATTGCATGGCCACTGATATAACAATCTTGTTAGCATGCAAAAATGTGAATTGCTTGTTTTTGTGCCTCACCGCATGGACTGTAAGTACCCCGTCTGTTGGTAATAGTAAGGATTGACATTAAGTACTTGAATATATAGTGCACAGATTTGCCCGGTGATTTGTTAGGTATGTGTGGTAGCAAAAGCCTTGCTTATACTCAAGCATGATAGCCAGTTCAACATTCTTTATTCCAGTACCTGACAGCCATTTTCATGAGTACACATGATTTTCAGTGATTTTCTGCTCAGTACACAAACATTCAAATATTCTTTTTGAAAGTAAAACATATTATTTTGTAACCAACTAGTTTGGTACAGTACAGTTGATGACTTTTTACATGGATATTTTATTTGAACTGTGCTGTGATGCCAGTACTGTGCTACTGCACTCTTGTGaacacagtgtgtgtgtgcgtgtgtgtaaacATACCTCCTTTACAGCGGTGGTATGCAAAGAGAAAAAATAAACACCCAGTGGTACACAAAGAACCCTGTAATAAAATGTTAACCCTAGTACCCAGAATCACATATAAACTCACCATTGCTTATAATCCAATACATGATCTGTTGGAATTATAGTTCCCTTGAAGTCACCAGCTATATTTAAAAGGTAAATAGTTTACATGATATCTAAAAGTCTGAATTTCTGCAACTTACTCTGACTGAAAGTATTCAAAGTCGTCCTTCTCGTATCTAACAAATTATCAAATAAATGAACATGTCTGTGCAAGTGTAGTTAGCCACACCTACCTAAAACGGAAGGTAGCAAAGTTGAGACTTTTTTGAATACTGTACGTAACATATCCGTCACAATCACCACAGTAAATCGCAAAGAGAATTCGCACAAACTTGCTCGAAATCGCTTTACTAAAGACGCGCGTTGATAGCAACAGTAAGTACACGTGATACTTACGCCATCATTGCGTCACAAGAAAAGCGTTGCCATGAACACGCAACACGTCGCGTCCATCATCAATCTTGTCGTATTGGTGTTCTTTAACACGGAGCTACACAGAGGACTTTGCACAGGATGCTTAAAGTGAGTTGGTTTCACCATATGGCATCAATAAAGTGGATGGTTTGCCTTGGACTTTACTTTAAGCGCAGGTGCCTATAAAATTGATCTCACAAGCGCCTCATAGATATTATTGCTTCGTAAACTATATTATCTATATTCTATAATGGCTACACCAAGCCATAAACTGATAAAGCTTAAGTGTCAATTGCTGCTCTAACTAAGAAAGGTGGTTAGGGGGCTATGCTTAGGTGTTTATCATAGCTGCATTAttcctagctagctacaaaattATAGTCAGCCAGCTAG from the Dysidea avara chromosome 13, odDysAvar1.4, whole genome shotgun sequence genome contains:
- the LOC136243396 gene encoding trichohyalin-like is translated as MAYEKDDFEYFQSEVLCVPLGVYFFSLHTTAVKEVDTKSNSDNMESDFGMDFCQQLYDSESTSTDEGYYSTIRCAVNSKVESLQEQLQLTEEGFKEIVEIYESKLCSLKEEHTEQLEEQKKKLEEEYQKKLEEERQQMKKELKDKLEEEKLEMDTEQKKMEEEQLYKQQQQQREFAIKEEDYNKKIDELQEYYESKLHTVMEEHSKHLKMVEEEYKEELNEEWKELKEEMEVKLERQKIMMDEEMKKVEEEYQTKQQDEIALKEYECNEKIIELEENYENKLRNKMYEEQKKVEEQQQQWQQEFTIREEEYKKKIDELQESYESKLCSLKEEQNKKLEEQREELEEVHQEKLEEERNHLKEELQLKLEEQKTTYKEQKRIEEEQRTKQPCEFALKEEEYKKKIGELEKAYRKKAKELAAKERKMNNLEKEFQHLMEDQEWKICEIEQNYERKVCRLQEEWTYEKDDFEYFQSEVLCVPLGVYFFSLHTTAVKEVDTKSNSDNMESDFGMDFCQQLYDSESTSTDEGYYSMIRCAVNSKVKSLQEQLQLAEEGFKEIVEIYESKLCSLKEEHTEQLEEQKKKLEEEYQKKLEEERQQMKKELKDKLEEEKLEMDKEQKKMEEEQLYKQQQQQREFAIKEEDYNKKIDELQEYYESKLHTVMEEHSKHLKMVEEEYKEELNEEWKELKEEMEVKLERQKIMMDEEMKKVEEEYQTKQQDETALKEYEYNEKIIELEENYENKLRNKMYEEQKKVEEQQQQRQQEFTIREEEYKKKIDELQESYESKLCSLKEEQNKKLEEQREELEEVHQEKLEEERNHLKEELQLKLEEQKTTYEEQKRIEEEQRNKQPCEFALKEEEYKKKFGELEKDYRKKAKELAAKERKMNNLEKEFQHLMEDQEWKICEIEQKYERKVRNLQEEWKHKSN